In Musa acuminata AAA Group cultivar baxijiao chromosome BXJ3-9, Cavendish_Baxijiao_AAA, whole genome shotgun sequence, a single genomic region encodes these proteins:
- the LOC135649388 gene encoding patatin-like protein 3 isoform X2: MAFVDADKLSYEIFSVLESKFLFGLDDPNKLFFPTSSYSSAGASPRTAAGARGRIRILSIDGGGSPSDALLAAVALARLESSLRHRSGDPSARVAYMFDVAAGSGAGGVLVAMLFTRDHDGRPLFSATDALHLLLSESRRRGRGFSSGRGLFRGMFRRPGSFFRRIFGDATLRDTVKPVLIPCYDLARGAPFLFSRADAVEADGYDFRMWEVCAATCADASTAAVDLRSVDGRTRVTAVGAGVAMANPVAAAITHVLHNKPEFPFAAGVEDLMVVSLGASAPAPAAPGAAELVRIAGEGFADMDTAFMSGNCTPKTTSSKSSVEATERVLSQRHVESLLFRGRGKISERTNDDELDRFAEELVKEEEWRKKGPIPTVVLKQVMTPRTSSATTATTVTVTTTISTSTTST, encoded by the exons ATGGCGTTCGTCGACGCCGACAAGCTCAGTTACGAGATCTTCTCCGTCCTCGAGAGCAAGTTCCTCTTCGGCCTCGACGACCCCAACAAGCTCTTCTTCCCCACTTCCTCCTACTCCTCAGCTGGCGCCTCCCCCCGGACCGCCGCAGGTGCACGAGGAAGGATCCGGATCCTGTCCATCGACGGCGGCGGCAGCCCCTCCGATGCCCTCCTCGCCGCGGTCGCCCTCGCCCGGCTCGAGTCCTCCCTCCGTCACCGTTCCGGCGACCCATCCGCCCGCGTTGCCTACATGTTCGACGTCGCGGCCGGCTCCGGCGCCGGCGGCGTCCTCGTCGCGATGCTCTTTACCAGGGACCACGACGGTCGGCCCTTGTTCTCCGCAACCGACGCCCTGCACCTCCTCCTCTCCGAGAGCCGCCGCCGCGGGCGCGGCTTCTCCTCCGGGAGGGGCCTATTCCGTGGGATGTTCCGTCGACCCGGGAGTTTCTTCCGTCGGATCTTCGGCGACGCGACGCTGAGGGACACCGTCAAGCCGGTGCTCATCCCGTGCTACGACCTCGCCAGGGGGGCGCCGTTCCTCTTCTCGCGGGCTGACGCGGTAGAGGCAGACGGGTACGACTTCCGGATGTGGGAAGTGTGCGCGGCCACGTGCGCCGACGCATCCACCGCGGCGGTCGATCTGCGGTCGGTGGACGGGCGGACGCGCGTCACCGCGGTGGGCGCCGGGGTGGCGATGGCCAACCCTGTGGCCGCGGCCATCACGCACGTCCTCCACAACAAGCCGGAGTTCCCGTTCGCGGCCGGGGTGGAAGACCTCATGGTGGTGTCTCTCGGCGCTTCCGCCCCCGCGCCAGCCGCACCGGGTGCCGCTGAGCTCGTCAGGATCGCTGGCGAGGGCTTCGCCGACATG GACACCGCATTCATGTCGGGAAATTGCACGCCAAAGACGACGAGCTCGAAGAGCTCGGTGGAGGCAACAGAACGCGTTCTGTCACAGCGACACGTGGAGTCGCTGCTCTTCAGAGGGCGAGGAAAGATCTCGGAGCGTACCAACGACGACGAGCTCGACCGATTCGCGGAGGAGCTCGTAAAGGAGGAGGAGTGGAGGAAGAAGGGCCCGATCCCGACGGTGGTGCTAAAGCAAGTGATGACGCCGCGAACGTCGTCGGCGACGACCGCGACCACGGTCACCGTTACCACGACTATTTCTACGAGCACGACATCGACATGA
- the LOC135649390 gene encoding histidinol dehydrogenase, chloroplastic-like: MLMFVYCCVIVKLDPAVRKAFDVAYANIYAFHDAQRVPEKDIENMTGVRCKRIARCIGAVGLYVPGGTAVLPSTALMLSVPAHIAGCKTIVLATPPSRDGSICKEVLYCAKKAGVTHILKAGGAQAVSAMAWGTPSCPKVQNSSM, encoded by the exons ATGTTAATGTTTGTGTATTGTTGTGTGATTGTTAAGCTTGATCCAGCTGTAAGGAAAGCATTTGATGTGGCATATGCCAATATTTATGCATTTCATGATGCTCAAAGGGTTCCTGAGAAGGATATTGAGAATATGACA GGAGTTCGGTGCAAAAGGATAGCAAGGTGCATCGGCGCTGTAGGGCTTTATGTTCCAGGGGGTACTGCAGTTTTACCCTCAACTGCTCTCATGCTTTCAGTG CCCGCACATATTGCCGGGTGCAAAACTATTGTTCTTGCAACTCCGCCAAGTCGTGATGGTAGCATTTGCAAG GAAGTACTTTATTGTGCCAAGAAAGCCGGTGTAACTCACATTCTAAAAGCTGGGGGAGCTCAG GCAGTCTCAGCAATGGCTTGGGGAACTCCATCTTGCCCAAAGGTACAAAATTCCAGTATGTAG
- the LOC135649388 gene encoding patatin-like protein 3 isoform X1 encodes MAFVDADKLSYEIFSVLESKFLFGLDDPNKLFFPTSSYSSAGASPRTAAGARGRIRILSIDGGGSPSDALLAAVALARLESSLRHRSGDPSARVAYMFDVAAGSGAGGVLVAMLFTRDHDGRPLFSATDALHLLLSESRRRGRGFSSGRGLFRGMFRRPGSFFRRIFGDATLRDTVKPVLIPCYDLARGAPFLFSRADAVEADGYDFRMWEVCAATCADASTAAVDLRSVDGRTRVTAVGAGVAMANPVAAAITHVLHNKPEFPFAAGVEDLMVVSLGASAPAPAAPGAAELVRIAGEGFADMMDQAVATAFGHRRASNYLRIQDTAFMSGNCTPKTTSSKSSVEATERVLSQRHVESLLFRGRGKISERTNDDELDRFAEELVKEEEWRKKGPIPTVVLKQVMTPRTSSATTATTVTVTTTISTSTTST; translated from the exons ATGGCGTTCGTCGACGCCGACAAGCTCAGTTACGAGATCTTCTCCGTCCTCGAGAGCAAGTTCCTCTTCGGCCTCGACGACCCCAACAAGCTCTTCTTCCCCACTTCCTCCTACTCCTCAGCTGGCGCCTCCCCCCGGACCGCCGCAGGTGCACGAGGAAGGATCCGGATCCTGTCCATCGACGGCGGCGGCAGCCCCTCCGATGCCCTCCTCGCCGCGGTCGCCCTCGCCCGGCTCGAGTCCTCCCTCCGTCACCGTTCCGGCGACCCATCCGCCCGCGTTGCCTACATGTTCGACGTCGCGGCCGGCTCCGGCGCCGGCGGCGTCCTCGTCGCGATGCTCTTTACCAGGGACCACGACGGTCGGCCCTTGTTCTCCGCAACCGACGCCCTGCACCTCCTCCTCTCCGAGAGCCGCCGCCGCGGGCGCGGCTTCTCCTCCGGGAGGGGCCTATTCCGTGGGATGTTCCGTCGACCCGGGAGTTTCTTCCGTCGGATCTTCGGCGACGCGACGCTGAGGGACACCGTCAAGCCGGTGCTCATCCCGTGCTACGACCTCGCCAGGGGGGCGCCGTTCCTCTTCTCGCGGGCTGACGCGGTAGAGGCAGACGGGTACGACTTCCGGATGTGGGAAGTGTGCGCGGCCACGTGCGCCGACGCATCCACCGCGGCGGTCGATCTGCGGTCGGTGGACGGGCGGACGCGCGTCACCGCGGTGGGCGCCGGGGTGGCGATGGCCAACCCTGTGGCCGCGGCCATCACGCACGTCCTCCACAACAAGCCGGAGTTCCCGTTCGCGGCCGGGGTGGAAGACCTCATGGTGGTGTCTCTCGGCGCTTCCGCCCCCGCGCCAGCCGCACCGGGTGCCGCTGAGCTCGTCAGGATCGCTGGCGAGGGCTTCGCCGACATG ATGGATCAAGCGGTGGCGACGGCATTCGGACACCGTAGAGCAAGCAATTACCTGCGCATACAG GACACCGCATTCATGTCGGGAAATTGCACGCCAAAGACGACGAGCTCGAAGAGCTCGGTGGAGGCAACAGAACGCGTTCTGTCACAGCGACACGTGGAGTCGCTGCTCTTCAGAGGGCGAGGAAAGATCTCGGAGCGTACCAACGACGACGAGCTCGACCGATTCGCGGAGGAGCTCGTAAAGGAGGAGGAGTGGAGGAAGAAGGGCCCGATCCCGACGGTGGTGCTAAAGCAAGTGATGACGCCGCGAACGTCGTCGGCGACGACCGCGACCACGGTCACCGTTACCACGACTATTTCTACGAGCACGACATCGACATGA
- the LOC103974538 gene encoding actin-related protein 7-like isoform X5: MNIDISEVEKLKEQYARCAEDQVAFEETQRTWPKETHTLPDGQTITIGREGYIVGEALFQPSILGLEEYGIVEQLVHSISSVSSENLRQLLENTMLCGGTASMSGFEERFQKEANLCSSSIRPSLIKPPEYMPENLSKNSAWMGGAILAKVVFPQNQHVTKGDYDKTGPAIVHKKCF; the protein is encoded by the exons ATGAACATCGACATTTCTGAGGTTGAGAAGTTGAAGGAGCAATATGCACGGTGTGCAGAAGATCAAGTTGCCTTTGAAGAGACCCAAAGAACATGGCCTAAAGAGACGCACACCCTTCCTGATGGTCAG ACTATAACTATTGGACGGGAGGGCTATATTGTTGGGGAAGCTCTATTTCAACCATCAATTTTGGGCTTAGAGGAGTATGGGATAGTTGAGCAGCTGGTTCACAGCATCTCAAGCGTTTCTTCTGAGAACCTACGTCAACTACTTGAAAATACCATGCTTTGTGGTGGTACAGCATCTATGTCTG GTTTTGAAGAGCGGTTCCAAAAGGAAGCTAATCTATGCTCTTCATCCATTCGACCATCACTTATTAAG CCACCAGAATACATGCCAGAGAACTTATCCAAGAATTCAGCCTGGATGGGTGGTGCTATATTGGCTAAAGTTGTTTTCCCTCAAAACCAGCATGTCACCAAGGGAGATTATGATAAGACGGGACCGGCAATTGTTCACAAGAAGTGCTTCTAG
- the LOC135649388 gene encoding patatin-like protein 3 isoform X3, producing MAFVDADKLSYEIFSVLESKFLFGLDDPNKLFFPTSSYSSAGASPRTAAGARGRIRILSIDGGGSPSDALLAAVALARLESSLRHRSGDPSARVAYMFDVAAGSGAGGVLVAMLFTRDHDGRPLFSATDALHLLLSESRRRGRGFSSGRGLFRGMFRRPGSFFRRIFGDATLRDTVKPVLIPCYDLARGAPFLFSRADAVEADGYDFRMWEVCAATCADASTAAVDLRSVDGRTRVTAVGAGVAMANPVAAAITHVLHNKPEFPFAAGVEDLMVVSLGASAPAPAAPGAAELVRIAGEGFADMINLSKAVAFVIIVRWIKRWRRHSDTVEQAITCAYRTPHSCREIARQRRRARRARWRQQNAFCHSDTWSRCSSEGEERSRSVPTTTSSTDSRRSS from the exons ATGGCGTTCGTCGACGCCGACAAGCTCAGTTACGAGATCTTCTCCGTCCTCGAGAGCAAGTTCCTCTTCGGCCTCGACGACCCCAACAAGCTCTTCTTCCCCACTTCCTCCTACTCCTCAGCTGGCGCCTCCCCCCGGACCGCCGCAGGTGCACGAGGAAGGATCCGGATCCTGTCCATCGACGGCGGCGGCAGCCCCTCCGATGCCCTCCTCGCCGCGGTCGCCCTCGCCCGGCTCGAGTCCTCCCTCCGTCACCGTTCCGGCGACCCATCCGCCCGCGTTGCCTACATGTTCGACGTCGCGGCCGGCTCCGGCGCCGGCGGCGTCCTCGTCGCGATGCTCTTTACCAGGGACCACGACGGTCGGCCCTTGTTCTCCGCAACCGACGCCCTGCACCTCCTCCTCTCCGAGAGCCGCCGCCGCGGGCGCGGCTTCTCCTCCGGGAGGGGCCTATTCCGTGGGATGTTCCGTCGACCCGGGAGTTTCTTCCGTCGGATCTTCGGCGACGCGACGCTGAGGGACACCGTCAAGCCGGTGCTCATCCCGTGCTACGACCTCGCCAGGGGGGCGCCGTTCCTCTTCTCGCGGGCTGACGCGGTAGAGGCAGACGGGTACGACTTCCGGATGTGGGAAGTGTGCGCGGCCACGTGCGCCGACGCATCCACCGCGGCGGTCGATCTGCGGTCGGTGGACGGGCGGACGCGCGTCACCGCGGTGGGCGCCGGGGTGGCGATGGCCAACCCTGTGGCCGCGGCCATCACGCACGTCCTCCACAACAAGCCGGAGTTCCCGTTCGCGGCCGGGGTGGAAGACCTCATGGTGGTGTCTCTCGGCGCTTCCGCCCCCGCGCCAGCCGCACCGGGTGCCGCTGAGCTCGTCAGGATCGCTGGCGAGGGCTTCGCCGACATG ATTAACTTATCAAAAGCCGTGGCTTTTGTGATCATCGTTAGATGGATCAAGCGGTGGCGACGGCATTCGGACACCGTAGAGCAAGCAATTACCTGCGCATACAG GACACCGCATTCATGTCGGGAAATTGCACGCCAAAGACGACGAGCTCGAAGAGCTCGGTGGAGGCAACAGAACGCGTTCTGTCACAGCGACACGTGGAGTCGCTGCTCTTCAGAGGGCGAGGAAAGATCTCGGAGCGTACCAACGACGACGAGCTCGACCGATTCGCGGAGGAGCTCGTAA